One window from the genome of Paenibacillus azoreducens encodes:
- a CDS encoding RsmB/NOP family class I SAM-dependent RNA methyltransferase has translation MGKESLPSAYIEQMKPILGGDLPAFLHSYDLPRTQGLRFNGLKSSPELEKKVVSMFDLKPVPWCPSGYYYHETSRPGKHPFHQAGLYYIQEPSAMSAVELLDPQPGETILDLAAAPGGKTTHIASKMNGEGLLISNEIHPERAKILAENVERMGIPNALVTCAAPDKLSRRFPNNFDRIMLDAPCSGEGMFRKDPKALEEWTPRVVDMCAARQRDILEHAYLMLKPGGMLAYSTCTFNRSENEDMMEYFTGAYPDMEIVAVKRLWPHEEAGEGHFVAVLRKQANQDRTEEPKRLRKQQDKGQHKNGQPALREFTAWAAEELPGFSLPAGAPVLFGDSLYLHPGAEPQNLSGLKIPRAGLHLAYLKKNRIEPAHALAMTLTPDQAKRHIRLEADDPQVEAYLRGETLPVLSSLRGWTLVTVDGLPLGWGKASGGQLKNHLPKGLRQF, from the coding sequence ATGGGCAAAGAATCGCTTCCATCCGCATACATTGAACAAATGAAGCCTATTCTGGGCGGGGATCTCCCCGCCTTTTTGCACAGCTATGATCTTCCGCGCACGCAAGGTCTCCGTTTTAACGGACTGAAATCATCCCCGGAGCTTGAGAAGAAGGTCGTTTCCATGTTTGACCTGAAGCCTGTTCCCTGGTGCCCAAGCGGATACTATTATCATGAAACATCAAGACCCGGCAAACATCCCTTCCATCAGGCCGGGCTGTATTACATCCAAGAGCCTTCGGCCATGTCCGCGGTAGAACTGCTTGATCCGCAGCCGGGCGAAACCATCCTGGATCTCGCCGCGGCTCCCGGCGGGAAAACAACCCATATCGCTTCCAAAATGAATGGCGAGGGGCTGCTCATCTCCAATGAAATCCATCCCGAGCGGGCCAAAATTCTGGCGGAGAACGTGGAACGGATGGGCATACCAAACGCGCTTGTCACCTGCGCCGCACCGGATAAGCTTTCCCGCCGCTTCCCGAACAACTTTGACCGGATTATGCTGGATGCGCCTTGTTCGGGCGAAGGGATGTTCCGCAAGGATCCCAAAGCATTGGAGGAATGGACTCCAAGGGTGGTGGACATGTGCGCCGCCCGTCAGCGCGATATTTTGGAGCATGCCTATCTGATGTTAAAACCCGGGGGCATGCTGGCATATTCGACATGCACCTTTAATCGCAGCGAAAACGAAGACATGATGGAATATTTCACCGGGGCTTATCCCGACATGGAGATCGTTGCGGTAAAAAGACTTTGGCCGCATGAGGAAGCCGGCGAAGGGCATTTTGTGGCTGTTTTGCGAAAACAGGCGAACCAAGACCGGACCGAAGAACCAAAACGGCTTCGCAAACAGCAGGACAAAGGCCAACATAAAAACGGGCAGCCCGCACTCCGCGAATTTACGGCATGGGCAGCCGAGGAGCTTCCAGGTTTCAGTTTGCCTGCAGGCGCACCGGTATTGTTCGGAGATTCCTTATACCTGCACCCCGGGGCCGAACCGCAAAACTTAAGCGGGCTTAAAATTCCAAGAGCCGGTCTGCATCTGGCTTATTTGAAGAAAAACCGCATTGAACCGGCCCATGCCCTGGCCATGACGCTGACGCCGGATCAAGCCAAACGGCATATCCGGCTCGAAGCGGACGACCCGCAGGTCGAAGCCTACCTGCGCGGCGAAACATTGCCCGTCCTCTCCTCGCTGCGCGGATGGACGCTAGTAACGGTCGACGGGCTTCCGCTCGGTTGGGGCAAAGCTAGCGGCGGCCAGCTGAAAAATCATCTTCCGAAAGGGCTGCGCCAGTTTTGA
- a CDS encoding DedA family protein translates to MTEIMVYLTQYGYIALFILLALGILGVPIPDETLIATFGGMIAQGHFRFASALAVTFLGSMTGMLISYTLGRKIGKPLLDRYGKWVRLTPKRLHSAEKWFKRYGSWSILFGYFVPGLRHLSAYMAGISKLPLSRYIMLAAAGAFVFCTTFLLIGHAVGYHWSDIAMMMERSSFKIGIIITALIVVILVVAGLLMRKKKDCRRTRPR, encoded by the coding sequence TTGACTGAAATCATGGTTTACCTGACGCAATACGGTTACATTGCTTTGTTCATATTGCTTGCTTTGGGAATATTAGGAGTTCCGATCCCTGACGAAACGCTGATTGCCACCTTCGGGGGAATGATCGCGCAAGGTCACTTCCGTTTTGCCAGTGCGCTTGCGGTTACATTTTTGGGCAGCATGACAGGGATGTTGATAAGCTATACGCTTGGAAGGAAGATAGGCAAGCCTCTTCTGGACCGATACGGCAAATGGGTCCGGCTGACGCCGAAACGCCTGCATTCAGCGGAAAAATGGTTTAAGCGGTACGGCTCCTGGAGTATTCTTTTTGGGTATTTCGTTCCTGGGCTCCGCCACTTGTCCGCCTATATGGCGGGCATCTCCAAACTGCCGCTGAGCCGTTACATCATGCTTGCCGCTGCGGGCGCGTTTGTGTTTTGCACGACGTTTTTGCTGATCGGGCATGCCGTCGGATATCACTGGAGCGATATTGCAATGATGATGGAGCGGTCATCGTTTAAGATCGGTATTATTATCACAGCGCTGATCGTCGTGATTCTGGTGGTTGCAGGTTTGTTAATGCGGAAAAAGAAAGATTGCAGGCGAACACGGCCAAGATAG
- a CDS encoding pseudouridine synthase yields MSGKGRSTLRLDKVLTHMGYGSRSEIKKYVKQGWITVNGVRAKDSGMHVHPETDVILLDGEQVVYREFIYVMLHKPPGVVSATEDNRDRTVLDLLEPEMLAFEPFPVGRLDKDTEGLLLLTNDGKLAHELLSPKRHVPKTYTALVQGDVNDADVERFAKGVTLDDGYVTLPGELVVLERERQGEEIISRIELTIHEGKFHQVKRMFQAVSKKVVYLKRIRMGNLDLDESLKLGEYRELTESELELLRK; encoded by the coding sequence ATGAGTGGAAAAGGAAGATCGACGCTCCGGTTGGATAAGGTGCTGACTCATATGGGATACGGCAGCCGAAGCGAGATCAAAAAATACGTCAAACAGGGCTGGATAACAGTGAACGGCGTTCGCGCGAAAGATAGCGGGATGCATGTTCATCCGGAGACGGATGTGATTTTACTGGACGGGGAGCAGGTCGTTTACAGAGAGTTTATTTACGTCATGCTCCATAAGCCTCCCGGCGTCGTATCGGCTACCGAGGACAATCGCGACCGCACGGTTCTGGATTTGCTTGAACCTGAGATGTTGGCTTTTGAGCCCTTTCCGGTCGGACGCCTGGACAAGGATACCGAAGGCTTGCTCCTGTTGACCAATGACGGCAAACTGGCGCATGAACTGTTATCCCCGAAGCGTCATGTGCCCAAAACGTATACCGCTTTGGTTCAAGGGGATGTCAATGATGCGGATGTGGAGCGATTCGCCAAAGGCGTTACGCTTGATGACGGTTATGTGACGCTTCCCGGAGAGCTTGTTGTGCTGGAACGAGAGCGGCAGGGGGAAGAAATCATTTCCCGGATCGAGCTGACGATCCATGAAGGCAAGTTCCATCAAGTCAAACGGATGTTCCAGGCCGTTTCTAAAAAGGTGGTTTATTTGAAGAGAATCCGCATGGGAAACCTGGATCTTGATGAATCGCTGAAATTGGGCGAATACCGCGAGTTGACCGAAAGCGAGCTTGAATTGCTGCGCAAATAA
- a CDS encoding GTP pyrophosphokinase translates to MDGRDWGLFLQPYEQAVEELKVKFKTMRAELKKREEYAPIEFVTGRVKRISSILEKAKRLNVPMDQLETGIEDIAGIRIMCQFVEDIRRVAEYIRKRKDLKLLYEKDYITNYKESGYRSFHMIVEYPVQTALGQKQVLAEIQIRTLAMNFWATIEHSLSYKYRESLPDEMRRRLQKAAEAAAILDNEMSSIREEILEAQKKFEDDSNITSQVLALIHQLYFYHLVNEAMAFQERFNRIWTQQNGRPDMEEMKALLGEVQELMAAYRKEDSHEE, encoded by the coding sequence ATGGACGGCAGGGATTGGGGATTGTTTTTACAACCGTATGAGCAAGCCGTTGAAGAACTTAAAGTCAAATTCAAAACGATGCGTGCGGAATTGAAAAAGCGCGAGGAATATGCGCCGATCGAGTTCGTTACAGGCCGCGTAAAACGGATTTCCAGCATTTTGGAGAAGGCCAAGCGATTAAACGTGCCGATGGACCAACTGGAAACCGGAATCGAGGACATCGCCGGCATACGCATTATGTGCCAGTTTGTGGAGGATATCCGGCGTGTGGCCGAATATATCCGCAAACGTAAAGACCTGAAGCTTTTATATGAAAAGGATTATATTACAAATTACAAGGAAAGCGGCTATCGCAGTTTCCATATGATCGTGGAATATCCGGTGCAAACGGCGCTGGGGCAAAAGCAGGTTCTTGCCGAAATTCAGATTCGCACGCTTGCGATGAATTTCTGGGCCACGATCGAGCATTCTTTAAGTTATAAATATCGCGAAAGTCTGCCGGATGAAATGCGCAGACGACTGCAGAAAGCTGCGGAAGCTGCTGCGATTTTGGATAACGAGATGTCCAGCATCCGCGAAGAAATTTTGGAAGCCCAGAAAAAGTTTGAGGATGATTCCAACATCACCTCGCAGGTGCTCGCCTTGATTCATCAGCTTTATTTTTATCATCTTGTTAATGAAGCCATGGCTTTTCAAGAGCGCTTTAACCGGATTTGGACCCAACAAAACGGTCGTCCGGACATGGAGGAAATGAAGGCGCTGCTGGGAGAAGTCCAGGAATTGATGGCGGCTTACCGGAAGGAAGATTCGCACGAGGAATAG
- a CDS encoding Cof-type HAD-IIB family hydrolase, which translates to MKYKLIALDVDGTLLNDNHELTDQTKQTIQEVSRSGAEIVLCTGRGPQNSIPFMEQIGLKGYVISHNGAATVDVVSKEVVHQFAMDTKAIRPYIDYFRENKVHFDVNTAFQMYVDNVEGMAVEVRSMYENFLMLPINLPPIQELDQPVVKVTAFSYPDVLDKVHEEIGKWTPEFNVLRSGEYFLDLMHPDASKGNALEHLAKRRGIQPEEVLAIGNYYNDITMLTFAGLGIAMDNSPLEVKAAANEVTASNNEDGVHKALLKYCLS; encoded by the coding sequence GTGAAGTATAAGCTGATAGCATTGGATGTTGACGGAACCCTGCTGAATGATAATCATGAACTGACTGATCAAACGAAACAAACCATTCAGGAGGTTTCCCGAAGCGGTGCCGAAATCGTGCTTTGTACAGGCAGAGGCCCGCAAAATTCCATTCCGTTTATGGAACAAATCGGATTGAAAGGTTACGTGATCAGCCATAACGGGGCGGCGACGGTGGATGTCGTAAGCAAAGAGGTCGTGCACCAATTTGCGATGGATACGAAAGCAATCCGGCCGTACATAGATTATTTCCGTGAAAACAAGGTCCATTTTGACGTGAATACCGCATTTCAAATGTATGTTGATAATGTAGAGGGCATGGCGGTCGAGGTGCGCAGCATGTACGAAAACTTCCTGATGCTTCCGATAAACTTGCCGCCGATCCAGGAGCTGGACCAGCCCGTTGTTAAAGTGACGGCCTTTTCATATCCTGATGTGCTCGACAAAGTGCATGAAGAAATCGGCAAATGGACGCCGGAATTCAATGTTTTGCGCAGCGGCGAATATTTTCTCGATTTGATGCATCCGGACGCCTCGAAAGGAAATGCGCTTGAACATTTGGCCAAACGCCGCGGCATTCAGCCGGAAGAGGTGCTGGCGATCGGCAATTATTATAATGATATCACCATGCTGACCTTTGCCGGCCTTGGCATCGCCATGGACAACTCACCGCTGGAGGTAAAGGCGGCTGCGAATGAGGTAACGGCATCCAACAACGAAGATGGCGTGCATAAGGCGCTGCTGAAATATTGTTTGTCCTAA
- a CDS encoding RsmB/NOP family class I SAM-dependent RNA methyltransferase has protein sequence MALQLPAAFKDRMKFLLQEDYDRFIASYDHNPYSSIRVNTLKISVEDMLARSPWQLKPIPWCPTGFYTESGARPGKHPYYHAGLYYIQEPSAMAPVEMLDVRPGDKVLDLCAAPGGKSTQIAAKLNNEGLLFSNDLNPERTKALAKNLELYGVRCGIVLQEHPERIAGRFPCFFDKILVDAPCSGEGMFRKDEDMIRQWTNESPAKYAVMQRDILASAAKMLKPGGRMVYSTCTFSPEENEAIIAGFLSDHRHFHVEVPACSELFAKGETIRCKQAEENRVIPDDIWEQVEHTARLWPHLIEGEGHFLAVLQHDGSEDDRVLQIEEVYPPAQAGSGHLHDKNKSRSARGFGGSKKDKVSSKSATAEQGAAALAAYGEFIKKHLSFPPAGYTVVYGQHIYQSPLPSTALDGLKVVRPGWYMGDAKNGRFVPAHPLATALHPQEFCRVLHLSVDSGEAVRYLKGETLDVEENRIICFEGTAAKGYVLICIDGCSAGFGKWQDGRLKNEYPAGWRWTSA, from the coding sequence ATGGCATTGCAGTTACCTGCTGCTTTTAAGGACCGGATGAAATTCCTTTTACAGGAGGATTATGATCGCTTTATCGCTTCCTATGATCATAATCCTTATAGCAGTATCCGTGTGAATACATTAAAGATTTCCGTGGAGGACATGCTCGCCAGAAGCCCTTGGCAGCTGAAGCCGATTCCATGGTGCCCTACGGGATTTTATACGGAATCCGGGGCAAGACCGGGCAAACATCCTTACTACCATGCAGGGTTATATTACATCCAGGAGCCAAGCGCTATGGCGCCGGTAGAGATGCTGGATGTCCGGCCCGGAGATAAGGTGCTGGATTTATGCGCGGCTCCTGGCGGCAAATCCACTCAAATTGCAGCCAAACTGAACAATGAAGGATTGCTTTTTAGCAATGATCTGAATCCGGAACGAACGAAAGCGTTGGCCAAAAATTTAGAGTTGTACGGGGTGCGCTGCGGTATCGTGCTGCAGGAGCATCCCGAACGAATTGCCGGCCGCTTTCCTTGCTTTTTCGATAAAATCCTCGTGGATGCCCCCTGCTCAGGTGAAGGAATGTTCCGCAAGGACGAGGATATGATCCGTCAATGGACGAATGAATCTCCCGCCAAGTACGCCGTCATGCAGCGCGACATTCTGGCATCGGCAGCCAAAATGCTGAAGCCGGGCGGACGAATGGTATATTCCACATGCACCTTCTCCCCGGAAGAAAATGAAGCGATTATCGCCGGATTTCTTTCGGATCACAGACATTTTCATGTTGAGGTGCCTGCTTGCAGCGAATTGTTTGCTAAAGGGGAAACAATTCGCTGCAAGCAGGCGGAGGAAAACCGGGTGATTCCGGATGATATATGGGAGCAGGTGGAACATACCGCACGTCTGTGGCCGCATCTGATTGAAGGGGAAGGACATTTCCTGGCGGTGCTGCAGCATGACGGCTCGGAGGATGACCGCGTGCTTCAGATTGAAGAGGTTTATCCACCCGCCCAGGCTGGAAGCGGGCATCTGCATGATAAAAATAAATCCCGGTCCGCACGCGGCTTCGGCGGCAGCAAAAAAGATAAAGTTTCCTCCAAATCTGCCACAGCGGAACAAGGTGCTGCTGCGCTTGCGGCTTACGGGGAGTTTATCAAAAAGCATCTCTCATTCCCGCCAGCTGGATATACGGTTGTGTACGGCCAGCATATTTATCAATCACCGCTTCCTTCCACAGCCCTGGACGGACTGAAGGTGGTGCGGCCTGGGTGGTATATGGGAGATGCCAAAAACGGGCGTTTCGTCCCGGCGCATCCGCTTGCTACCGCCCTGCATCCGCAAGAGTTTTGCCGCGTGCTCCACTTGTCTGTTGATTCGGGCGAGGCGGTGCGGTATTTAAAAGGCGAAACCCTTGATGTGGAAGAGAATCGCATCATTTGCTTTGAGGGTACGGCAGCCAAAGGTTATGTGCTGATATGCATCGATGGCTGCTCAGCAGGCTTCGGCAAATGGCAGGATGGGCGGCTTAAAAATGAATACCCTGCAGGATGGAGGTGGACATCGGCATGA
- a CDS encoding IS4 family transposase, with protein sequence MNHRTMLVPILQSLIPNEELQPLLQQANYVDTARKFTVYELFIFLAEAALGQWDGYRDGEKRMVACGLRPADHSTISKKAKEVPFSVFKQLLHLLIRKCNRSTRRRLRLPKEPLAVDSTTISAGHNRLPWAPSVKGEKSGIKLHVSLLTETGELHRVTESTGKQHDSTLCSAVTDSNFILVADRAYGKHKQFDAYMEQEQRQYFVIRLRNNTVLHEPVYRERKRPYEHTIEQDLTCQLGTKASLTRYRFRVVKLKDPQGNPVVLATNLHRPSAEKIAEIYRQRWQIEVFFRWIKQHLNVPKLFGKTPNAVYGQLYTALIVYVLLQYVYEQGNSQVHPSARLSFAEFDRLISLAALPPEWVVYLAHHLALP encoded by the coding sequence ATGAACCATCGTACAATGTTAGTCCCTATTCTTCAATCCCTTATTCCTAACGAGGAGCTTCAACCTTTGTTACAGCAAGCCAATTATGTTGATACAGCAAGGAAATTTACAGTTTACGAGCTCTTTATCTTTCTTGCTGAAGCGGCGCTTGGGCAGTGGGATGGCTATCGAGACGGAGAAAAGCGAATGGTCGCCTGTGGATTGCGTCCGGCGGATCACTCCACGATCTCCAAAAAAGCGAAAGAAGTTCCGTTCAGCGTCTTTAAGCAACTGCTTCATCTACTGATTCGCAAATGCAATCGCTCCACTCGCAGGCGTCTTCGGCTTCCAAAAGAGCCGCTGGCGGTGGATTCCACGACCATTTCTGCCGGTCACAATCGGCTGCCTTGGGCTCCATCGGTAAAAGGAGAGAAGAGTGGCATTAAGCTGCACGTGTCTTTGTTGACTGAGACCGGCGAACTCCATCGTGTTACGGAATCGACGGGAAAACAGCACGATTCGACCCTGTGCAGTGCGGTAACGGACTCTAATTTCATTCTGGTTGCGGATCGTGCATATGGAAAGCATAAGCAGTTTGATGCGTACATGGAGCAGGAGCAACGGCAGTATTTTGTCATCCGGTTGAGAAACAATACGGTACTGCATGAGCCGGTTTATCGTGAACGAAAACGCCCTTACGAACATACAATTGAGCAAGATTTGACCTGTCAGCTCGGAACAAAAGCGTCTTTGACCCGATATCGATTTCGGGTCGTAAAGCTAAAGGATCCCCAAGGCAACCCGGTTGTCCTGGCGACCAACTTACACCGTCCCTCGGCGGAGAAAATAGCAGAAATCTACCGACAACGCTGGCAAATCGAGGTGTTTTTTCGATGGATTAAACAGCATCTGAATGTGCCCAAACTTTTTGGGAAGACACCAAATGCCGTTTACGGACAATTATACACCGCATTAATCGTGTACGTGCTGCTTCAGTACGTGTATGAGCAGGGAAATAGCCAGGTTCACCCAAGTGCACGATTATCTTTTGCAGAGTTCGATCGACTGATCAGCTTAGCGGCCTTGCCTCCCGAATGGGTGGTTTATTTGGCTCACCATTTAGCATTGCCATAA
- a CDS encoding GGDEF domain-containing protein, translated as MPMPYASGSAFALQAGIASACCLYIILIMTLMCLIMYSKQRKKAYLSMIAAFLFIMTYEGLNIHFTLSQTKPDGSSYPLAADLQVFSFLLLNLAVYQLYRRMNKTSYAVFSVLVLLFPVPLISAVLPFAGSGWQKFYLDIYQLGILCTGVFFISPRIGQRGKYLTGIGLYFAYAVLGMLSRYTAWHGAWIERALIWIPLLYYTVVFWILFERIVEMMQSIYRSSITDGLTNLYNRRFFMKQLSRYIDQGVKVSMIFCDIDNFKKLNDTEGHHRADLVLKQVAAIIDEEVAEHGLSGRFGGEELVALVVDKRAKTAEIAERIRARVAEESIVTLSIGYSSLRKNMTAEELVSQADQAMYLSKTTGKNKVSPYRSSRAKKEPDEISV; from the coding sequence ATGCCTATGCCCTATGCGTCGGGATCGGCTTTTGCCCTTCAAGCCGGCATCGCATCAGCATGCTGTCTATACATCATACTCATCATGACGCTGATGTGCCTCATCATGTATAGCAAGCAGCGGAAAAAAGCTTATTTGTCCATGATTGCTGCTTTCCTTTTTATTATGACATATGAAGGGCTGAACATCCATTTCACCTTGTCACAGACAAAACCCGATGGAAGCAGCTACCCCTTGGCCGCCGATCTGCAAGTTTTCTCGTTTCTGCTGCTGAACCTTGCGGTCTATCAGCTGTACCGCCGTATGAACAAGACGTCTTATGCGGTATTTTCCGTTCTTGTTTTGTTGTTTCCGGTACCGCTAATTTCGGCCGTCCTTCCTTTCGCGGGAAGCGGCTGGCAGAAGTTTTATTTGGATATCTACCAATTGGGCATTCTATGTACAGGCGTTTTCTTTATATCCCCGCGAATCGGGCAGCGCGGCAAATATTTAACCGGGATCGGCCTGTATTTCGCCTATGCAGTCCTCGGCATGCTGTCCCGCTACACCGCTTGGCACGGCGCATGGATCGAAAGGGCGCTAATCTGGATTCCGCTGCTTTATTACACGGTTGTGTTCTGGATTCTCTTCGAACGGATTGTCGAAATGATGCAGTCCATTTACCGCTCCTCCATCACCGACGGCCTGACGAATCTGTATAATCGCCGCTTTTTTATGAAACAGCTAAGCCGTTATATCGATCAAGGGGTTAAGGTGTCGATGATTTTTTGCGATATTGATAATTTTAAGAAGTTGAATGATACAGAGGGGCATCACCGCGCAGATCTGGTTTTGAAGCAGGTCGCGGCGATCATCGATGAAGAAGTTGCCGAACATGGCCTGAGCGGCCGGTTTGGCGGCGAGGAACTGGTTGCCCTCGTTGTCGACAAAAGAGCCAAGACGGCCGAAATCGCCGAAAGGATTCGGGCGCGGGTCGCCGAAGAATCGATCGTGACCTTAAGCATCGGCTACAGTTCCCTGCGCAAAAATATGACGGCAGAGGAACTTGTATCTCAAGCAGACCAGGCGATGTACCTATCCAAAACGACAGGCAAAAACAAAGTATCCCCATACCGGTCATCCAGAGCCAAAAAAGAACCGGATGAAATCAGCGTCTAA
- a CDS encoding glycosyltransferase family 4 protein: MRLLQALFFPPEQPGGVSSMIPYMQERFQSSRWDMEMFWLPKRIRNKGHEEVQFQTFDWAEYGDSPTVQKYIQTYRDYLWWTRLRLQKPYDLIHAHHPIAGLAMKQVFPEVPLIQTIHSSYEKELILNGKIKSGGPEHRFLVSLYRELELQSEKMLTVSRSFADYLGAFVEHPDNIAVTPNGFDEKRFKPIPHENAVPQLITVCRLVPAKGLDILLKACAELKKKGFDYVLHIIGDGPYRKELETLAKQLGIYNETIFYGYTLHPEEFMPFFDIFVLPSRAEAFGSVFAEAALSCLALVGTDVGGIAEQIEDGVNGLLVPPEDYIALGEALEKVISDPLYRYDLARSAWDKAKIHYSLTNAVNELKKLYLQYSS; this comes from the coding sequence ATGAGACTACTGCAAGCACTCTTTTTTCCACCCGAACAACCAGGTGGCGTATCTTCGATGATTCCGTATATGCAGGAGCGTTTTCAATCGTCGAGGTGGGATATGGAAATGTTCTGGCTCCCGAAGCGCATTCGCAACAAGGGCCATGAAGAGGTTCAATTTCAAACATTCGACTGGGCGGAGTACGGGGACAGCCCGACGGTCCAGAAATATATACAGACCTATAGAGACTATCTGTGGTGGACCAGGCTGAGGCTTCAGAAGCCTTATGATCTGATCCATGCGCATCATCCGATCGCCGGTCTTGCGATGAAGCAGGTTTTCCCGGAGGTGCCGTTGATCCAAACGATTCACTCAAGCTATGAAAAAGAGTTGATTTTGAACGGAAAAATTAAATCCGGCGGTCCCGAACACCGTTTTCTGGTTTCCTTGTACCGCGAACTTGAGCTGCAAAGCGAAAAGATGCTGACCGTATCCCGCTCTTTTGCGGATTACCTCGGGGCCTTTGTAGAACATCCGGACAACATCGCCGTGACGCCAAACGGTTTTGACGAAAAACGATTCAAGCCCATTCCGCATGAAAATGCGGTGCCGCAGCTGATTACCGTTTGCCGCCTGGTTCCTGCCAAGGGGCTCGACATTTTGCTCAAAGCCTGTGCGGAACTGAAAAAGAAGGGGTTCGATTACGTCCTTCATATTATTGGCGACGGACCATACCGCAAGGAGCTTGAAACGCTGGCCAAACAGCTCGGCATATATAATGAAACCATTTTTTACGGCTATACGCTTCATCCGGAGGAATTTATGCCTTTCTTTGATATTTTTGTTCTTCCTTCCCGGGCGGAGGCGTTTGGCTCCGTATTTGCCGAGGCTGCGCTGAGCTGTCTGGCACTGGTCGGAACGGATGTCGGCGGGATCGCCGAGCAAATCGAGGATGGTGTCAACGGCCTTCTGGTTCCGCCTGAAGATTATATCGCGCTTGGCGAAGCGCTGGAGAAGGTAATCAGCGATCCGCTGTACCGTTATGACCTGGCGCGCTCGGCATGGGATAAGGCGAAAATCCATTATTCCTTAACAAATGCGGTGAACGAACTCAAGAAATTATACTTACAATATTCTTCATAA
- a CDS encoding xanthine phosphoribosyltransferase — translation MEKLKQRIMEESSIMSENVLNLDGILNHQVDPELTMEMGREFAKRFEGAGVTRVITVESSGIAVGFATALELGVPLVFARRKKTLLADPDAFCERVPSFSKGIVTDILLSRKYIQKQDKVLFIDDIIANGDAARGLLKIIERAGAELLGLGVVVEKCFQAGAQTIREQGIRLESLVRIKSLDEGIITFED, via the coding sequence TTGGAAAAGTTAAAACAAAGAATCATGGAAGAAAGCTCTATCATGTCGGAGAATGTACTGAATCTGGACGGGATCCTGAATCATCAGGTGGATCCCGAGCTCACGATGGAGATGGGCCGCGAGTTTGCCAAACGGTTTGAAGGGGCAGGCGTCACCCGTGTTATTACGGTAGAATCCTCCGGGATTGCGGTTGGCTTTGCCACGGCGCTGGAGCTTGGTGTGCCACTCGTATTCGCCCGCCGCAAAAAAACGCTGCTGGCTGATCCCGACGCCTTCTGCGAGCGTGTTCCGTCCTTTTCAAAAGGCATTGTGACCGATATCTTGCTTTCGCGCAAATATATTCAGAAGCAGGATAAAGTTTTGTTTATCGATGACATTATCGCCAATGGCGACGCGGCAAGAGGACTTTTGAAAATAATAGAACGTGCGGGGGCGGAGCTTCTCGGACTCGGCGTCGTAGTGGAAAAATGCTTTCAAGCAGGTGCGCAAACAATCCGTGAGCAGGGAATCCGGCTGGAATCGTTGGTGCGGATCAAGTCGCTGGACGAAGGCATCATAACCTTTGAGGATTAA